The Acropora muricata isolate sample 2 chromosome 5, ASM3666990v1, whole genome shotgun sequence genome includes a window with the following:
- the LOC136917976 gene encoding uncharacterized protein isoform X1, with amino-acid sequence MASNGSPPQKHDPIHGSRKLQVTILASEWASTKGGLSTINRELAIQLAKFSNVEVTFFLPKCSHEDKKAAASHGVSILEAVRRPGFFELDLLSFPPENLRIDVVVGHGFKFGRQAQLIQEFHRCKWVLIVHDDPEELEMYKYLITKGERKYRNELELCQMADFVVAVGPKLTEAFRRDLRWCKKESDIFEFTPGVFADFSSVQPVTVKRKQCNVLVFGHGDPEDFELKGFDIAARSVAALSDTCLYFVGVPHGEHEKIANHFVDLGIPKHRQNMRSYLYIQEDLKRLFCEVDLVLMPSRTSAFGLTGLEGLSAGIPVLVSKNSGFGEALSSVRFGSYYVIDSEDPSAWRKAIKDIWDKDRKQQLEEVKDVRDSYAKRYSWSAQCKGLIEEMFKLVDGSSPHVLSKRKAGINEKNESEQLADPGSSVPAEIRARGPRAEHAFQKAMQTGKVKVYRGRIMLLGQDRAGKTSLRKSLLGLPFDPEQESTVGIEVDEVKNWMLCKKGEVSELKDEIARFIVRDLNKHEADDNGSTYPNVEKVKTTGQLEEKKGHEKPKLSADGDELGTDTEEVEDGHQALSGENLVDKNDAQLNINLDDVTDLVVRYLQSRTEDDIKSEEVILTLWDFAGQHLYYASHPVFLSGRAVYILEYNLKKDLLATADPCVKQGVHKIRLDNANNETNLDNLLSWLVSVHNIRSADNKNVAHQGKKLPYLQPPVIIVGTHLDQPFEEVNTMEEPIKKSFANKEYEQHVTVPFFAVDNETENDEGVKTLRQRIIKILKEEPHMGKEVPLRWFKFEKAVDALVALQTYFMDLDQLLSVIQQVCQIEDEEEVTAMLNFYHDLGEIVKHGRTVVLQAQWLIDLFKQLITVRPFDEADPSYRKWWRDLEVNGILRIALVDHVFSKFIDKGLCKQDILDMMELHGLIAKFSIATDENQDELRYFVPTQLRSSPSALCEIKPSGCDPCPLVLHFLDGFVPHGLFPQLVSKFIHWCSENGLKETPQLFNNGARLFIGKQITFALILICRKRFIKIVLKTRNPSSCKSQSMNASNKMAIEVRNFIERTLDGFSRDLSWLSNLWYELSVVCTYCLECTRDLHKKTSCDQDDCLHLLRVGPGKELICLKNFCDETVSPGWEMWFEVPHTQTMEPEEDTQIADGTSSEPETTIQRVKATKRKRNKNFTRTSSEPETTTQRVKATKRKRKRNENFTGTSSEPETTTQRVKATKRKRNENFTGTSSEPETTTQRVKATKRKRNENFTGFSSRFARKKKRRIFEKSKSEQPAGTSEPETTAQGVQARKRKRNKNFTGHSARVPSKR; translated from the exons ATGGCATCTAATGGGAGCCCACCTCAAAAACATGATCCAATTCATGGCTCCAGGAAACTCCAAGTCACCATTTTGGCTTCTGAGTGGGCATCCACGAAAGGAGGGCTTTCCACGATAAACAGAGAGTTGGCCATTCAATTAGCCAAATTTTCTAATGTTGAAGTCACCTTCTTTTTGCCTAAATGCTCTCATGAGGACAAGAAAGCAGCTGCTAGCCATGGTGTTTCCATTCTTGAGGCAGTGAGACGACCTGGTTTCTTTGAACTGGACTTGCTTAGCTTTCCCCCAGAGAATTTGAGGATAGATGTGGTTGTTGGTCATGGATTTAAATTTGGTCGTCAAGCCCAACTCATCCAAGAGTTTCACAGATGCAAGTGGGTTCTAATTGTACACGATGACCCAGAGGAACTAGAAATGTACAAATATCTAATCACAAAAGGAGAACGAAAGTATCGCAATGAGTTAGAGCTGtgccagatggctgattttgttgTGGCAGTTGGACCCAAGTTGACGGAAGCCTTTCGCAGAGACCTAAGATGGTGTAAGAAAGAATCTGATATTTTTGAGTTCACTCCTGGTGTTTTTGCTGACTTCTCTAGTGTTCAACCAGTTACTGTCAAAAGAAAACAGTgcaatgttttggtttttggtcATGGAGATCCTGAAGATTTTGAGTTAAAGGGATTTGACATTGCAGCAAGATCTGTTGCTGCCTTGTCTGACACTTGCCTTTATTTTGTGGGAGTACCCCATGGAGAACATGAGAAGATTGCCAATCATTTTGTTGATTTGGGCATACCTAAGCACCGTCAGAACATGAGAAGTTATTTGTATATACAAGAAGATCTAAAGAGGTTATTTTGTGAGGTGGATCTTGTGCTGATGCCATCAAGGACATCTGCGTTTGGGTTGACAGGTCTTGAGGGTTTGTCTGCTGGGATTCCTGTACTTGTTAGCAAAAACTCAGGGTTTGGAGAAGCTCTGAGCAGTGTACGATTTGGCTCTTATTATGTCATTGATTCTGAAGATCCAAGTGCATGGAGAAAAGCCATCAAGGACATCTGGGACAAAGACAGAAAGCAACAACTTGAGGAGGTTAAGGATGTCCGAGATTCCTATGCTAAAAGATACAGTTGGTCTGCACAGTGCAAAGGTCTTATTGAAGAGATGTTTAAACTTGTTGATG GCTCTTCTCCACATGTTCTATCCAAAAGGAAAGCAGGAATAAATGAAAAGAATGAGAGTGAGCAGCTGGCAG ACCCAGGCTCATCTGTACCAGCGGAAATTAGGGCCCGGGGCCCAAGGGCCGAGCATGCTTTTCAAAAGGCCATGCAAACTGGCAAAGTGAAAGTCTATCGCGGGCGCATCATGCTGCTTGGACAAGACCGTGCAGGAAAAACAAGCCTGAGGAAATCTCTTCTCGGTTTGCCTTTTGACCCTGAGCAAGAGAGTACTGTTGGAATTGAGGTGGATGAAGTCAAGAATTGGATGCTGTGTAAAAAGGGCGAGGTGTCGGAGCTCAAAGATGAAATCGCACGGTTCATTGTCAGGGATTTGAACAAGCATGAAGCAGACGACAACGGTTCTACTTATCCTAATGTAGAGAAAGTGAAG ACAACTGGTCAGctggaggaaaagaaaggcCACGAGAAGCCAAAATTGTCGGCAGATGGAGATGAACTAGGGACCGATACGGAAGAGGTAGAAGATGGGCATCAAGCACTCTCTGGAGAAAATCTAGTTGACAAAAACGATGCGCAATTAAATATCAATTTAGACGACGTCACTGACCTAGTTGTCCGTTATTTACAAAGCCGAACAGAGGATGACATCAAATCCGAGGAAGTAATCTTAACTCTATGGGATTTTGCTGGCCAACATCTTTATTATGCTTCGCATCCTGTGTTTCTGTCTGGGCGAGCAGTTTACATCTTGGAGTATAATCTAAAGAAGGACTTACTAGCAACGGCAGACCCTTGTGTCAAACAAGGCGTCCATAAGATCAGGCTGGATAATGCAAACAATGAAACCAACTTGGATAATTTGTTGTCATGGCTAGTCTCAGTTCACAACATCAGATCTGCTGACAACAAAAACGTAGCTCATCAAGGAAAAAAGCTGCCCTATCTACAGCCGCCAGTGATTATCGTTGGAACACATTTAGATCAGCCTTTCGAAGAAGTAAATACCATGGAAGAGCCCATCAAGAAGAGTTTTGCAAACAAGGAGTATGAACAACACGTCACAGTACCATTTTTTGCTGTCGATAACGAGACGGAAAACGACGAAGGTGTGAAGACGCTACGTCAAAGAATCataaaaattttgaaagagGAACCCCATATGGGTAAAGAGGTACCGTTGAG gtggttcaagtttgaaaaagctGTTGATGCTCTTGTAGCCTTGCAGACATACTTCATGGATCTCGATCAACTTCTCTCTGTTATTCAACAAGTTTGCCAAATCGAAGACGAGGAAGAAGTGACGGCCATGCTGAATTTTTATCATGATCTCGGCGAGATAGTAAAGCATGGTCGAACTGTAGTGCTGCAGGCCCAGTGGCTGATCGACCTTTTTAAACAGCTTATCACCGTGCGGCCTTTTGACGAGGCA GATCCTTCGTACAGGAAATGGTGGAGAGACCTGGAAGTAAACGGAATTCTGAGGATAGCACTGGTCGACCACGTATTTTCCAAGTTCATCGACAAAGGCCTTTGCAAACAAGATATTCTGGATATGATGGAGCTGCATGGGCTGATTGCCAAATTTTCGATTGCCACTGATGAAAACCAAGATGAACTAAGATATTTTGTTCCGACGCAGCTAAGATCATCGCCATCAGCACTGTGTGAGATCAAGCCTTCTGGATGTGATCCGTGTCCACTggttcttcattttcttgatggTTTTGTTCCGCATGGGCTCTTTCCTCAGCTTGTGTCGAAGTTCATTCATTGGTGTTCGGAAAATGGGTTAAAAGAAACTccacagcttttcaacaatggGGCCAGGCTTTTCATCGGAAAACAGATCACATTTGCTCTTATCCTGATTTGCAGAAAGAGGTTCATCAAAATCGTTTTAAAGACAAGGAATCCATCTTCCTGCAAATCCCAGTCGATGAATGCCTCAAACAAAATGGCTATTGAAGTTCGCAACTTTATCGAGAGAACCTTAGATGGCTTTTCACGTGACCTTTCTTGGTTAAGCAATCTTTGGTATGAGCTGAGTGTGGTGTGCACGTATTGCCTGGAATGCACGCGTGACCTTCACAAGAAGACGAGTTGTGATCAAGACGATTGCTTGCACCTTCTGCGAGTTGGTCCTGGGAAAGAATTGATTTGCCTGAAGAATTTCTGCGATGAAACAGTCAGTCCTGGATGGGAGATGTGGTTCGAAGTACCCCATACCCAG ACCATGGAACCAGAAGAGGATACTCAGATAGCCGATG GAACTTCCTCCGAGCCTGAGACCACAATACAAAGAGTGAAAGCAACGAAGCGGAAGCGGAATAAGAACTTCACAA GAACTTCCTCCGAGCCTGAGACCACAACACAAAGAGTGAAAGCAACGAAGCGGAAGCGGAAGCGGAATGAGAACTTCACAG GAACTTCCTCCGAGCCTGAGACCACAACACAAAGAGTGAAAGCAACGAAGCGGAAGCGGAATGAGAACTTCACAG GAACTTCCTCCGAGCCTGAGACCACAACACAAAGAGTGAAAGCAACGAAGCGGAAGCGGAATGAGAACTTCACAG GCTTTTCTTCACGTTTTGCACGCAAAAAGAAAAGACGAATCTTTGAAAAGAGTAAGAGTGAGCAGCCAGCAG
- the LOC136917976 gene encoding uncharacterized protein isoform X3, which yields MASNGSPPQKHDPIHGSRKLQVTILASEWASTKGGLSTINRELAIQLAKFSNVEVTFFLPKCSHEDKKAAASHGVSILEAVRRPGFFELDLLSFPPENLRIDVVVGHGFKFGRQAQLIQEFHRCKWVLIVHDDPEELEMYKYLITKGERKYRNELELCQMADFVVAVGPKLTEAFRRDLRWCKKESDIFEFTPGVFADFSSVQPVTVKRKQCNVLVFGHGDPEDFELKGFDIAARSVAALSDTCLYFVGVPHGEHEKIANHFVDLGIPKHRQNMRSYLYIQEDLKRLFCEVDLVLMPSRTSAFGLTGLEGLSAGIPVLVSKNSGFGEALSSVRFGSYYVIDSEDPSAWRKAIKDIWDKDRKQQLEEVKDVRDSYAKRYSWSAQCKGLIEEMFKLVDGSSPHVLSKRKAGINEKNESEQLADPGSSVPAEIRARGPRAEHAFQKAMQTGKVKVYRGRIMLLGQDRAGKTSLRKSLLGLPFDPEQESTVGIEVDEVKNWMLCKKGEVSELKDEIARFIVRDLNKHEADDNGSTYPNVEKVKTTGQLEEKKGHEKPKLSADGDELGTDTEEVEDGHQALSGENLVDKNDAQLNINLDDVTDLVVRYLQSRTEDDIKSEEVILTLWDFAGQHLYYASHPVFLSGRAVYILEYNLKKDLLATADPCVKQGVHKIRLDNANNETNLDNLLSWLVSVHNIRSADNKNVAHQGKKLPYLQPPVIIVGTHLDQPFEEVNTMEEPIKKSFANKEYEQHVTVPFFAVDNETENDEGVKTLRQRIIKILKEEPHMGKEVPLRWFKFEKAVDALVALQTYFMDLDQLLSVIQQVCQIEDEEEVTAMLNFYHDLGEIVKHGRTVVLQAQWLIDLFKQLITVRPFDEADPSYRKWWRDLEVNGILRIALVDHVFSKFIDKGLCKQDILDMMELHGLIAKFSIATDENQDELRYFVPTQLRSSPSALCEIKPSGCDPCPLVLHFLDGFVPHGLFPQLVSKFIHWCSENGLKETPQLFNNGARLFIGKQITFALILICRKRFIKIVLKTRNPSSCKSQSMNASNKMAIEVRNFIERTLDGFSRDLSWLSNLWYELSVVCTYCLECTRDLHKKTSCDQDDCLHLLRVGPGKELICLKNFCDETVSPGWEMWFEVPHTQTMEPEEDTQIADGTSSEPETTIQRVKATKRKRNKNFTRTSSEPETTTQRVKATKRKRKRNENFTGTSSEPETTTQRVKATKRKRNENFTGFSSRFARKKKRRIFEKSKSEQPAGTSEPETTAQGVQARKRKRNKNFTGHSARVPSKR from the exons ATGGCATCTAATGGGAGCCCACCTCAAAAACATGATCCAATTCATGGCTCCAGGAAACTCCAAGTCACCATTTTGGCTTCTGAGTGGGCATCCACGAAAGGAGGGCTTTCCACGATAAACAGAGAGTTGGCCATTCAATTAGCCAAATTTTCTAATGTTGAAGTCACCTTCTTTTTGCCTAAATGCTCTCATGAGGACAAGAAAGCAGCTGCTAGCCATGGTGTTTCCATTCTTGAGGCAGTGAGACGACCTGGTTTCTTTGAACTGGACTTGCTTAGCTTTCCCCCAGAGAATTTGAGGATAGATGTGGTTGTTGGTCATGGATTTAAATTTGGTCGTCAAGCCCAACTCATCCAAGAGTTTCACAGATGCAAGTGGGTTCTAATTGTACACGATGACCCAGAGGAACTAGAAATGTACAAATATCTAATCACAAAAGGAGAACGAAAGTATCGCAATGAGTTAGAGCTGtgccagatggctgattttgttgTGGCAGTTGGACCCAAGTTGACGGAAGCCTTTCGCAGAGACCTAAGATGGTGTAAGAAAGAATCTGATATTTTTGAGTTCACTCCTGGTGTTTTTGCTGACTTCTCTAGTGTTCAACCAGTTACTGTCAAAAGAAAACAGTgcaatgttttggtttttggtcATGGAGATCCTGAAGATTTTGAGTTAAAGGGATTTGACATTGCAGCAAGATCTGTTGCTGCCTTGTCTGACACTTGCCTTTATTTTGTGGGAGTACCCCATGGAGAACATGAGAAGATTGCCAATCATTTTGTTGATTTGGGCATACCTAAGCACCGTCAGAACATGAGAAGTTATTTGTATATACAAGAAGATCTAAAGAGGTTATTTTGTGAGGTGGATCTTGTGCTGATGCCATCAAGGACATCTGCGTTTGGGTTGACAGGTCTTGAGGGTTTGTCTGCTGGGATTCCTGTACTTGTTAGCAAAAACTCAGGGTTTGGAGAAGCTCTGAGCAGTGTACGATTTGGCTCTTATTATGTCATTGATTCTGAAGATCCAAGTGCATGGAGAAAAGCCATCAAGGACATCTGGGACAAAGACAGAAAGCAACAACTTGAGGAGGTTAAGGATGTCCGAGATTCCTATGCTAAAAGATACAGTTGGTCTGCACAGTGCAAAGGTCTTATTGAAGAGATGTTTAAACTTGTTGATG GCTCTTCTCCACATGTTCTATCCAAAAGGAAAGCAGGAATAAATGAAAAGAATGAGAGTGAGCAGCTGGCAG ACCCAGGCTCATCTGTACCAGCGGAAATTAGGGCCCGGGGCCCAAGGGCCGAGCATGCTTTTCAAAAGGCCATGCAAACTGGCAAAGTGAAAGTCTATCGCGGGCGCATCATGCTGCTTGGACAAGACCGTGCAGGAAAAACAAGCCTGAGGAAATCTCTTCTCGGTTTGCCTTTTGACCCTGAGCAAGAGAGTACTGTTGGAATTGAGGTGGATGAAGTCAAGAATTGGATGCTGTGTAAAAAGGGCGAGGTGTCGGAGCTCAAAGATGAAATCGCACGGTTCATTGTCAGGGATTTGAACAAGCATGAAGCAGACGACAACGGTTCTACTTATCCTAATGTAGAGAAAGTGAAG ACAACTGGTCAGctggaggaaaagaaaggcCACGAGAAGCCAAAATTGTCGGCAGATGGAGATGAACTAGGGACCGATACGGAAGAGGTAGAAGATGGGCATCAAGCACTCTCTGGAGAAAATCTAGTTGACAAAAACGATGCGCAATTAAATATCAATTTAGACGACGTCACTGACCTAGTTGTCCGTTATTTACAAAGCCGAACAGAGGATGACATCAAATCCGAGGAAGTAATCTTAACTCTATGGGATTTTGCTGGCCAACATCTTTATTATGCTTCGCATCCTGTGTTTCTGTCTGGGCGAGCAGTTTACATCTTGGAGTATAATCTAAAGAAGGACTTACTAGCAACGGCAGACCCTTGTGTCAAACAAGGCGTCCATAAGATCAGGCTGGATAATGCAAACAATGAAACCAACTTGGATAATTTGTTGTCATGGCTAGTCTCAGTTCACAACATCAGATCTGCTGACAACAAAAACGTAGCTCATCAAGGAAAAAAGCTGCCCTATCTACAGCCGCCAGTGATTATCGTTGGAACACATTTAGATCAGCCTTTCGAAGAAGTAAATACCATGGAAGAGCCCATCAAGAAGAGTTTTGCAAACAAGGAGTATGAACAACACGTCACAGTACCATTTTTTGCTGTCGATAACGAGACGGAAAACGACGAAGGTGTGAAGACGCTACGTCAAAGAATCataaaaattttgaaagagGAACCCCATATGGGTAAAGAGGTACCGTTGAG gtggttcaagtttgaaaaagctGTTGATGCTCTTGTAGCCTTGCAGACATACTTCATGGATCTCGATCAACTTCTCTCTGTTATTCAACAAGTTTGCCAAATCGAAGACGAGGAAGAAGTGACGGCCATGCTGAATTTTTATCATGATCTCGGCGAGATAGTAAAGCATGGTCGAACTGTAGTGCTGCAGGCCCAGTGGCTGATCGACCTTTTTAAACAGCTTATCACCGTGCGGCCTTTTGACGAGGCA GATCCTTCGTACAGGAAATGGTGGAGAGACCTGGAAGTAAACGGAATTCTGAGGATAGCACTGGTCGACCACGTATTTTCCAAGTTCATCGACAAAGGCCTTTGCAAACAAGATATTCTGGATATGATGGAGCTGCATGGGCTGATTGCCAAATTTTCGATTGCCACTGATGAAAACCAAGATGAACTAAGATATTTTGTTCCGACGCAGCTAAGATCATCGCCATCAGCACTGTGTGAGATCAAGCCTTCTGGATGTGATCCGTGTCCACTggttcttcattttcttgatggTTTTGTTCCGCATGGGCTCTTTCCTCAGCTTGTGTCGAAGTTCATTCATTGGTGTTCGGAAAATGGGTTAAAAGAAACTccacagcttttcaacaatggGGCCAGGCTTTTCATCGGAAAACAGATCACATTTGCTCTTATCCTGATTTGCAGAAAGAGGTTCATCAAAATCGTTTTAAAGACAAGGAATCCATCTTCCTGCAAATCCCAGTCGATGAATGCCTCAAACAAAATGGCTATTGAAGTTCGCAACTTTATCGAGAGAACCTTAGATGGCTTTTCACGTGACCTTTCTTGGTTAAGCAATCTTTGGTATGAGCTGAGTGTGGTGTGCACGTATTGCCTGGAATGCACGCGTGACCTTCACAAGAAGACGAGTTGTGATCAAGACGATTGCTTGCACCTTCTGCGAGTTGGTCCTGGGAAAGAATTGATTTGCCTGAAGAATTTCTGCGATGAAACAGTCAGTCCTGGATGGGAGATGTGGTTCGAAGTACCCCATACCCAG ACCATGGAACCAGAAGAGGATACTCAGATAGCCGATG GAACTTCCTCCGAGCCTGAGACCACAATACAAAGAGTGAAAGCAACGAAGCGGAAGCGGAATAAGAACTTCACAA GAACTTCCTCCGAGCCTGAGACCACAACACAAAGAGTGAAAGCAACGAAGCGGAAGCGGAAGCGGAATGAGAACTTCACAG GAACTTCCTCCGAGCCTGAGACCACAACACAAAGAGTGAAAGCAACGAAGCGGAAGCGGAATGAGAACTTCACAG GCTTTTCTTCACGTTTTGCACGCAAAAAGAAAAGACGAATCTTTGAAAAGAGTAAGAGTGAGCAGCCAGCAG